The Deltaproteobacteria bacterium genome window below encodes:
- a CDS encoding phosphoribosylaminoimidazolesuccinocarboxamide synthase codes for MSDQAVIQTQLQKYKKTYQGKVRDLYDLGNKMLLVATDRLSAFDYILKNPIPTKGKILTQLSVFWFKQTQNLISNHLLSTDISPYVANENEKNMLEGRTMVVKKLKRLDVEAIVRGYLTGSAWVAYQETGKVNGIKLPAALRDGDPLPEPLFTPSTKAEVGTHDEPLTFDETVNLIGGDWAEKMREAALKIFKQASGQADKNGLLIADTKMEFGISDFGQLTLIDELLTPDSSRFWLKEEYVPGRSPNPWDKQLVRNYLLSTTWDRNSPPPELPGEIINETLFRYQSIAERLMK; via the coding sequence ATGTCAGATCAAGCCGTAATCCAAACCCAACTTCAAAAGTATAAAAAAACCTATCAGGGCAAGGTGCGGGATCTTTATGATTTGGGCAATAAGATGCTTTTGGTTGCCACAGATCGCCTGTCGGCCTTTGATTATATCCTCAAAAATCCTATCCCTACAAAAGGGAAGATTCTTACCCAGCTTTCCGTTTTCTGGTTCAAACAAACGCAAAATTTAATTTCCAATCATCTTTTATCCACCGATATTTCTCCTTATGTTGCAAATGAGAATGAAAAAAACATGCTCGAAGGTCGAACCATGGTGGTCAAGAAGTTAAAACGTCTGGATGTGGAAGCCATTGTGCGAGGCTATCTGACCGGCTCTGCCTGGGTGGCTTATCAAGAGACAGGCAAAGTGAATGGGATTAAGCTTCCAGCAGCTCTGCGAGATGGGGATCCTTTGCCAGAGCCTCTTTTCACGCCTTCCACCAAAGCGGAAGTAGGGACCCACGATGAACCTCTCACTTTTGACGAGACCGTAAATCTTATTGGTGGGGACTGGGCGGAGAAAATGAGAGAGGCCGCTTTAAAGATCTTTAAACAGGCTTCTGGGCAAGCAGATAAAAATGGCTTACTCATTGCCGATACGAAAATGGAATTTGGAATCAGTGATTTTGGGCAACTCACTTTAATTGACGAACTCCTTACTCCCGATTCATCCCGTTTCTGGCTCAAAGAAGAATACGTTCCAGGAAGATCTCCCAATCCCTGGGACAAACAACTGGTTCGAAATTATTTGCTGAGCACGACTTGGGATAGAAATTCTCCTCCACCCGAATTGCCTGGGGAGATTATAAATGAGACTTTGTTTCGCTATCAGAGTATTGCAGAAAGGTTGATGAAATGA